AAGGCGATCACCCTGATGGGTGATCGCCCTTGGCGGGTCCCGACGGGACGCCCACCGGCGGCCCCGAGGGGCTGTCGGTGGGCCCACCGGGCCCGGAGAGTCACGGGGGACTCAGGAGGGTCACTTGACCTCGACGGAGGCGCCGGCGGCCTTGAGGGACTCGGCAGCCTTCTCCGCGGCCTCCTTGGCGACCTTCTCCAGGACCGGCTTCGGGGTGCCGTCGACCAGGTCCTTGGCCTCCTTCAGGCCGAGGGAGGTCAGCTCGCGGACGACCTTGATGACCTGGATCTTCTTCTCGCCGGCGCCGGTGAGGATGACGTCGAACTCGTCCTTCTCCTCGACGGCCTCGGCGGCGCCACCAGCGGCACCACCGGCGACGACGACCGGCGCGGCGGCGGCGGCGGTGACGTCGAACTTCTCCTCGAACGCGGAGACGAACGCGGCCAGCTCAATGAGGGTCATGTCCTCGAACTGAGCGAGCAGGTCTTCCTGGCTGAGCTTCGCCATGATGGGCGATCCTTCCACTAAATCGGCTGGTGCCGGTTGTATATGACGGCGGGCGTGCGGCCCGCTGCGATCAGCGCCCCGAGGGGGCCCCGATCAATGCGCGAGCCGAATTACTCGGCACCGCCCTGCTCGTCCCGCTTGGCGCGCAGCGCGTCCACCGTGCGGACGAGCTTCGACGGGAGCGCCTGGAACAGCGAGGCAGCCTGGGACTGCTTGCCCTTCATGGCGCCCGCCAGCTTGGCGAGCAGAACCTCGCGGGACTCAAGGTCCGCGAGCTTCTTGATCTCATCGGGGGACAGCGCCTTGCCATCAAGGACACCGCCCTTGATGATCAGGTTGGGGTTGTCCTTGGCGAAGTCACGAAGACCCTTCGCCGACTCCACCGGGTCACCGGTGATGAAGGCGACCGCCGTCGGACCAGTGAACTGGTCGTCCAGCGACGTGATCCCGGCCTCGTTGGCCGCAATCTTGGTCAGCGTGTTCTTCACCACGGCGTACTGGGCGTTCTCACCGAGCGAACGACGCAGCGTCTTGAGCTGCGCCACGGTGAGACCCCGGTACTCGGTCAGCACGGCGGCGTTCGAGCTGCGGAACTGGTCCGCCAGCTCGGCTACCGCGGCAGCCTTGTCGGGCCTAGCCATAGCTTCGGCCTCCTTCCGGGTGATGAGGACCGCGCGGACCCGAAGGAGGAAACTTGGCAAAACAAAACGCCCCGGCGCAGGCGCACGGGGCTTTGGCTCGACCGGAACGAGTCCGGGAACCAGGGGTCCTCTGTGTCACCTGCGCAGGCCGTCCGTAGCTAGCGGATTCCTTCGGTCGCCGCACTCTCTGACGAGCACGCGGCAACGACCAGCGGTCTTTGGCTTCTCCGGAAGAGTACGGGACCGTGGTGCGAAGGTGCAAATCCACAGAAGTGCGCAGGTGGGAGCCCGGAGGACGGGCTGCGGGCCTCCGGGGCTGCGCACTCCGGACTGCGGGGCTCCGGACTGCGGACTGCGGACTGCGGGCTGCGGGCCCAGAAGCCCCGGGCTGCCGACTCCCGGGCCCGGGGACAGCAGAACGGCTCCCCCGCCCCACACGGGGGCAGGAGAGCCGTTCCTCAACGTGTACCGCGCCTGGTGTCAGGCGCCGCGCCGGTCGTCGTCCGATCAGACGGCGGCCGGGTCCTCCTCGACGAGGAGGTTGCGGGTGCGGTTGGAGTCCAGCGGGATGCCGGGGCCCATCGTCGTGGTCAGGGTCGCCTTCTTGATGTAGCGGCCCTTCGCGGCGGACGGCTTCAGACGGAGGATCTCCTCCAGCGCCGCAGCGTAGTTCTCCACCAGCTTGGTCTCGTCGAAGGAGACCTTGCCGATGATGAAGTGCAGGTTCGAGTGCTTGTCGACGCGGAACTCGATCTTGCCGCCCTTGATGTCGGTCACAGCCTTGGCGACATCGGGGGTGACGGTGCCGGTCTTCGGGTTCGGCATCAGACCACGCGGACCGAGCACCCGGCCGAGGCGGCCGACCTTGCCCATGAGGTCCGGGGTGGCGACGACGGCGTCGAAGTCCAGACGGCCCTTCGACACCTCGTCGATCAGCTCGTCGGCGCCGATGATGTCGGCGCCCGCGGCACGCGCGGCCTCGGCACGGTCACCGGTCGCGAAGACCAGGACCCGGGCGGTCTTACCGGTGCCGTGCGGAAGGTTCACGGTGCCGCGGACCATCTGGTCGGCCTTGCGCGGGTCGACACCCAGACGCAGGGCCACCTCGACGGTGCCGTCGAACTTGCTGGACGCGGTGTCCTTGGCGAGACGGACGGCCTCGAGCGGGGCGTAGTTGCGCTCCCGGTCGATCTTGGCGTCCGCAGCGCGGAGGTTCTTGCTGCGCTTCACTTCTGCTCCTGCTGTGTTTCAGGTGGGAGATGTGGTCCGGACCAGCGCGTGGTCCTGCCACAGGAGGTCAGACGGGGCGTGCTGCCTCGTCCTGCTGCCTCGGGCTGGGAATCAGCCCTCGACCGTGATGCCCATGGAGCGGGCGGTGCCGGCGATGATCTTCTCGGCGGCGTCCAGGTCGTTGGCGTTCAGGTCGGGCATCTTCGTCGTGGCGATGTCACGGACCTGGTCGCGCGTGAGCTTGGCGACCTTGGTCTTGTGCGGCTCGCCGGAGCCCTTGTCCACACCCGCGGCCTTGAGGATCAGCTTGGCGGCCGGCGGAGTCTTGGTCACAAAGGTGAAGGAACGGTCCTCGTAGACCGTGATCTCCACCGGCACGACCATGCCACGCTGCGACTCGGTCGCGGCGTTGTAGGCCTTGCAGAACTCCATGATGTTGACGCCGTGCTGACCCAGGGCGGGGCCGACCGGCGGAGCCGGGTTGGCCGCGCCGGCCTGGATCTGGAGCTTGATAAGCCCCGTGACCTTCTTCTTCTTGGGAGGCATGTGCTCTCTCCGGGTCCTAGTGAGAGTGGTCGGCCTTCCATCCATCATCCGGATGGAGGCATACCGCACCACGATAACGGGTAGAGGTGCGGGGTTAAAAACCGACAGGTCAGAACCGCCTTGAAGAGCGGTTCTGACCTGGTCGGAAGCGATGGTCCGGCGGAGGGCCGGAGGGCTCAGTTCTTCTGGATCTGGTCGAAGCTCAGCTCGACCGGGGTCTCGCGGCCGAAGATCTCGACCAGGCCCTTGACCTTCTTCGAGTCGGCGTTGATCTCGTTGATCGTGGCCTGGAGGGTGGCGAAGGGGCCGTCGGTGACGGTGACCGAGTCGCCCACCTCGAAGTCCAGGACCTGGACCTCCAGCTTGCGCGCCGGGGCGGGCTCGCCCTTGGCCTCGGCGGCCTCGCGAGCGGCCTTCTCCTCCGCCTCCGGGGCGAGCATCTTGACGATCTCGTCCAGGGTCAGCGGGTACGGGTCGTAGGCGTTGCCGACGAAGCCGGTGACGCCGGGCGTGTTGCGGACGACGCCCCAGGACTCGTTGGTGAGGTCCATCCGGACCAGGACATAGCCGGGAAGCTTGTTCTGGCGGACGTTCTTGCGCTCGCCGTTCTTGATCTGGACGATCTCTTCCTCGGGCACTTCGGCCTGGTAGATGAACTCCTCGACGTTCAGCGAGACGGCGCGCTGCTCCAGGTTGGCCTTGACCCGCTTCTCGTACCCGGCGTAGGTGTGGATCACGTACCACTCGCCCGGCAGGATGCGCAGCTCGTCACGGAGCGCGGCGATCGGGTCGACGGCCTCGGCGGCCTCTTCGACGACCTCGGCCGTGCCCTCGTCGTCCTCGGCGGACGCGTCGTCGGCCTCGACGGCCTCGTCGATCTCGGCGGCCTCGTCCTCGGCGGACGCGTCGTCCTCGGCGTGGAGGGCGGCCTCCTCGGCGGGCTCACCGGCCTCGGCGTCAGCAGCTTCCGCCTGGTCCGGGTCGATGGAGTCCGCGGCCTCAACGATGTCGAGCTGGTCCTCCGCCGACGCGGCCGACTCGAAGCTCTCGTCGCCGGGCCGGGCGGCCTCGTTCAGGTTCGGGTCAGACACGGTGGCTGCTTCTTCCTGGCTACAGATGGGTGGAACATA
The nucleotide sequence above comes from Streptomyces clavuligerus. Encoded proteins:
- the rplA gene encoding 50S ribosomal protein L1: MKRSKNLRAADAKIDRERNYAPLEAVRLAKDTASSKFDGTVEVALRLGVDPRKADQMVRGTVNLPHGTGKTARVLVFATGDRAEAARAAGADIIGADELIDEVSKGRLDFDAVVATPDLMGKVGRLGRVLGPRGLMPNPKTGTVTPDVAKAVTDIKGGKIEFRVDKHSNLHFIIGKVSFDETKLVENYAAALEEILRLKPSAAKGRYIKKATLTTTMGPGIPLDSNRTRNLLVEEDPAAV
- the rplL gene encoding 50S ribosomal protein L7/L12; translated protein: MAKLSQEDLLAQFEDMTLIELAAFVSAFEEKFDVTAAAAAPVVVAGGAAGGAAEAVEEKDEFDVILTGAGEKKIQVIKVVRELTSLGLKEAKDLVDGTPKPVLEKVAKEAAEKAAESLKAAGASVEVK
- the rplK gene encoding 50S ribosomal protein L11, coding for MPPKKKKVTGLIKLQIQAGAANPAPPVGPALGQHGVNIMEFCKAYNAATESQRGMVVPVEITVYEDRSFTFVTKTPPAAKLILKAAGVDKGSGEPHKTKVAKLTRDQVRDIATTKMPDLNANDLDAAEKIIAGTARSMGITVEG
- the nusG gene encoding transcription termination/antitermination protein NusG, whose product is MSDPNLNEAARPGDESFESAASAEDQLDIVEAADSIDPDQAEAADAEAGEPAEEAALHAEDDASAEDEAAEIDEAVEADDASAEDDEGTAEVVEEAAEAVDPIAALRDELRILPGEWYVIHTYAGYEKRVKANLEQRAVSLNVEEFIYQAEVPEEEIVQIKNGERKNVRQNKLPGYVLVRMDLTNESWGVVRNTPGVTGFVGNAYDPYPLTLDEIVKMLAPEAEEKAAREAAEAKGEPAPARKLEVQVLDFEVGDSVTVTDGPFATLQATINEINADSKKVKGLVEIFGRETPVELSFDQIQKN
- the rplJ gene encoding 50S ribosomal protein L10, whose amino-acid sequence is MARPDKAAAVAELADQFRSSNAAVLTEYRGLTVAQLKTLRRSLGENAQYAVVKNTLTKIAANEAGITSLDDQFTGPTAVAFITGDPVESAKGLRDFAKDNPNLIIKGGVLDGKALSPDEIKKLADLESREVLLAKLAGAMKGKQSQAASLFQALPSKLVRTVDALRAKRDEQGGAE